The window GTTGCTTACAAGTTATTACCAAAGCCATTGCCCCCAATTGGTGAGCTTGCTAATGGCTATCTACACTGGGGTCTTCCATTAATCAATGGAGGCATATGTTACATGCTATTGTGCCCTTTTCATCTATAGCCTTTTACCTTTTCACACTtggttaattgttattggttcaaatttgaacctattaGTGAGATTACTTTTATGCCCCAACAATGACCACCAGTAATAAGCTGccatttatgatttgttgtgaaaatgttgtgaacattgCATTTCTcgaagaaaaattagaaaatagaaaatattactGTAATGACCCtattacataatttttgaacaaaacatttcatgggaaaaaaagaaaaatgaaaagagagtcaGGGTCAGAAAAATGAAATCCAAATCTTTaacttaaaagagagagaggagaaggcCGAAGGATTAGGTATAGATAGGTAATTTCCACAAACCCTTACTCTTCTCCCCAATTTTTCTGGATTTGGGGGGCTAGATTATGGTTagcccattaaaaaaaaacagccgaacctcataattttttttccctttttcccttCCCTCTTCTCCCCAATTTTTCTGGATTTGGGGGGCTAGATTATGGTTagcccattaaaaaaaaaaaaaaacagccaaACCTCATAATATTTTCTCCCTTTTtcccttccaaccaaacacccatTTCATCCAAaatatcttatatttttctcttcctcCTTTCATTCCTCCAAAATCACCCCAACCAATCATACactaaatcaattttattttcttgtatgattttgataaatccaccatGGTTTAAGAAAATCATATCAAACCAGTCGGTTCAACTAGAAACTGAACCTTCAATTGGTCCGGCAAAATAGTAAAAATCGACTGTTCAATCAGGAATcagacattatttttttttccatttcagcTTTTATAACCATGAAATtcaccccaaaaagaaaaagaaaaagaaaaagacacgTATTATTCTCCCTTGTCCACTAAAAGTCACTTGGGCCAACCACAGGTGCAAGTGAGACGCTGAAGTGTGAACCCCCAGCCCATTTACACATTCAAAACGGTGCGTTCTAAAACCCACCTCTAGCTTCTGAACTAAAAAGCGAAAAGTGAAAACCACAGCTCAGAAAAGAGAGGGGGTTGATGCTCGATATTGCTTCAAGCTGCTCAAACTCAACTGGACTATCACATACCAATCTCAATCCTCAACCCAGGTAACAAATCTTCATTCTTTTTCCACTTAAAGCAACTAGCTTCAATCTCAAATCAAATGTTTCGTTTAGTTTGCTTAAACCTCCCACAACAGTTGAAGCACAGAGCTTTACCACATAGCCATGCCCACTTGTTCTCAAATCTCTCTAATTCCACCGAAACACCATCTTTTACAGGCTCTTTCCTTCAAAAATCATGTGGGTTGTCCTTAGAATCCACCATTTCAGCTTCCAAGAAGCTCACGGTTTGACTCAGACCCATGTCAAAAGTTTAATTACTAGTCGTCCAGTCTTGCTTTTGGCTGATTTAGACAATACCCTGAAGCCCAACTTGGAGTTGTTTGAGTCATTGGGGTTTTCTAGTACTAGCCTTGGCAAAATGCTTACCAAAGACCCACGTGTGCTTGAAAGTGATGCATACACTGTGGTTGAGTTCTTTAGAGCTCATGGTTTCAGTGATCAGCAAATATCAGATTTGACTATGAAGCGTCCGACATTGTATTTGTTCAATGCACATAAGATTTTTAAGCCAAAGCTTGAGTTTTTCAGATCTTTGGGCTTGTCAGAACTTGAAATTGCAAAGATTTTGTCGACCGAGCCTTATATTCTAGAAAGGAGCCTCGAAAACCAAATCATTCCTTGTGTTCAAGAACTTAGGCGGATTCTTGGCAATGATGAGAATGTCGTAAAGGCTATAAAGGCATGCTACAGGGTACTTGAATGTAAAGTGGAAAAAGTTCTACAGCCCAACATATCGATGTTGGTAAGCCGTGGTGTACCCATGTccttaattttgaaaatgttcTTGATCCAACCAAAATCAATGCTTATGAAGACTTATCGGTTTAGTGAGATTGTTGATGAAGTTATGAAATTGGGTTTCGATCCCAATAATCTGCTATTTGTTCTAGCCATACGTTCCATGGCGGTTATGAGTAAATCTTTGTGGAAGCAAAAGGTAGAAgcttttaaaagttttggattGTCGAAGGATGAGATTTATGCAGCATTCAAAAAGCAACCCATGTGTATGATTGCTTCAGAGAATAAAATCAGGAAATTGATGAGTTTCTTTGTGAACAAACTGAATATGACACCTTCAATGATCTCCAAGAATCCAAACCTTCTACTGCTTAGCTTGGAGAAGAGGATTATTCCAAGGTGTTCAGTTCTGCATCTTTTGATATCAAAGGGGTTGGTTAAGGAAGAAACTAGCATTGTTTATGTGTTCAGAATGACTGAGAAGAGGTTTGTGGACAAGTTAGTGAGCAAATATCAGAATGAGGTTCCAGATGTTGTTAGTGCACACCAAGGCAAGATAGAATTTCAAGGGTTCCcctttgatttaaaaatttgagTTATTACGAGTTCAACAAATGGCAATGATGGAACAAATCAC of the Quercus robur chromosome 10, dhQueRobu3.1, whole genome shotgun sequence genome contains:
- the LOC126702740 gene encoding transcription termination factor MTERF6, chloroplastic/mitochondrial-like; the encoded protein is MLDIASSCSNSTGLSHTNLNPQPRLFPSKIMWVVLRIHHFSFQEAHGLTQTHVKSLITSRPVLLLADLDNTLKPNLELFESLGFSSTSLGKMLTKDPRVLESDAYTVVEFFRAHGFSDQQISDLTMKRPTLYLFNAHKIFKPKLEFFRSLGLSELEIAKILSTEPYILERSLENQIIPCVQELRRILGNDENVVKAIKACYRVLECKVEKVLQPNISMLVSRGVPMSLILKMFLIQPKSMLMKTYRFSEIVDEVMKLGFDPNNLLFVLAIRSMAVMSKSLWKQKVEAFKSFGLSKDEIYAAFKKQPMCMIASENKIRKLMSFFVNKLNMTPSMISKNPNLLLLSLEKRIIPRCSVLHLLISKGLVKEETSIVYVFRMTEKRFVDKLVSKYQNEVPDVVSAHQGKIEFQGFPFDLKI